From a single Lolium rigidum isolate FL_2022 chromosome 7, APGP_CSIRO_Lrig_0.1, whole genome shotgun sequence genomic region:
- the LOC124677276 gene encoding DNA cross-link repair protein SNM1-like has translation MLLAIDSEYICPLELDTEYVIEGVTVTLLEANHCPGAALIHFRLRDGKTYLHTGDFRASKSMQLHPLLQTGRINLLYLDTTYCNPKYKFPPQEDVIDFVVRTAQRYLKKQPKTLIVVGAYSIGKENVYLAISQALEVPIYTDASRRRILHSFGWPNLSKRISSCNQSSLHVLPLASVQHENLKKYLETHNQRFLAVLAFRPTGWTFSEAAGKELDLIKPSSKGSVTIYGVPYSEHSSFTELGNFLKFVRPQKVIPTVNVGNAANRDKMQAYFREWLKGL, from the exons ATGTTACTGGCAATCGATTCTGA GTACATTTGTCCCCTGGAGCTTGATACCGAGTATGTCATTGAGGGAGTGACTGTTACCTTGTTGGAGGCCAATCATTGCCCTGGTGCAGCTCTAATTCACTTTCGTCTTAGGGATGGAAAGACCTATCTCCACACTGGAGATTTTAGAGCATCAAAATCCATGCAATTGCACCCACTCCTCCAGACTGGCCGCATAAATTTGCTTTACCTTGATACGACATATTGCAATCCAAAATACAA GTTCCCACCACAGGAGGATGTCATCGATTTTGTTGTGAGGACAGCTCAAAGATATCTAAAGAAGCAACCAAAAACACTCATTGTTGTTGGGGCATATAGCATTGGGAAAGAGAATGTCTATCTAGCAATTTCTCAAGCTTTAGAG GTACCCATATATACTGATGCATCACGAAGGCGAATTCTTCACTCATTTGGCTGGCCAAACTTGTCCAAAAGGATAAGTTCATGCAATCAAAGTTCACTCCATGTTCTACCTCTTGCATCAGTGCAACATGAG AACTTGAAGAAGTACTTGGAGACTCATAACCAAAGATTTCTAGCTGTGCTGGCTTTTCGACCTACAG GTTGGACTTTCTCCGAGGCAGCTGGAAAGGAGCTTGACCTAATTAAACCAAGCTCTAAGGGCAGTGTTACAATATACG GTGTACCTTATAGCGAGCATTCAAGTTTCACTGAGCTTGGTAACTTTTTGAAG TTTGTGAGACCTCAAAAGGTAATCCCCACTGTTAATGTTGGCAATGCGGCAAATCGAGATAAAATGCAAGCATATTTCCGGGAATGGCTGAAGGGATTGTGA
- the LOC124670451 gene encoding protein indeterminate-domain 12-like encodes MSYTSEEESEINFQQQHKSAVCEAALSKGNPINSAAKKRRSHPGNPDPDAEVVAFSPKTLLATNRYICEVCHKGFQRDQNLQLHRRCHNLPWKLKQTSGTETKKKVYICPEVTCPHHDASRALGDLTGIKKHYSRKHGEKKWKCERCSKKYAVQSDWRAHTKICGTKEYRCDCGTIFSRKDSFITHRAFCDALTEDNSRINQSLAAMVGSLHGQQQDIFPHTIPTASYSPTDAVGNFSGNNQSSDKRLRSISPYTFMARNASLFSHQILPNDSGIPIDGSEPNSPYMSMSSPYMSATALLQKASEMGAKTSEDPTSPLLLKGFPNYFTTRSHIGISSRILGNSAVNSDRKKTSEVNNSSYMNSPWAGSCIGPNNTVPWIGLPPFSTRAENRSSNMGDEDHMQQNAHESIFGVRGVGLTQDFLGLGGNGNVQMSDDTYNGDTSLSYSDEQQKSQEDIYSYHQ; translated from the exons ATGTCTTACACATCTGAGGAAGAATCTGAAATCAACTTCCAGCAGCAGCATAAGTCGGCAGTCTGTGAAGCAGCACTGAGCAAAGGCAACCCCATCAACTCTGCAGCAAAAAAGAGACGAAGTCATCCTGGCAACCCAG ATCCAGATGCAGAAGTAGTTGCATTCTCACCAAAGACACTATTGGCAACAAACAGATATATATGTGAAGTCTGCCATAAGGGTTTCCAGAGAGACCAGAATCTTCAACTCCACCGGAGATGTCATAACTTACCCTGGAAGCTCAAGCAGACAAGCGGCACTGAGACCAAGAAAAAGGTGTATATTTGCCCTGAGGTCACCTGTCCTCATCATGATGCAAGCCGTGCTTTGGGTGATCTAACAGGCATAAAGAAACATTACTCGAGGAAGCATGGTGAGAAGAAATGGAAGTGcgaaagatgctccaagaaataTGCAGTTCAGTCAGACTGGAGAGCTCACACAAAGATATGTGGCACCAAGGAGTACCGCTGTGACTGCGGAACAATATTCTCGAG AAAAGATAGCTTCATCACACATCGAGCCTTCTGTGATGCACTAACTGAAGATAACTCAAGAATCAACCAAAGCCTTGCTGCGATGGTGGGAAGTTTGCATGGTCAACAACAAGACATCTTTCCACACACAATACCTACTGCAAGCTATTCACCAACTGATGCAGTTGGAAACTTCTCTGGAAATAACCAGAGTTCAGATAAACGTCTGAGATCTATATCTCCTTATACTTTCATGGCAAGGAAtgcttcattgttctcccatcagATATTACCAAACGATTCTGGTATTCCGATAGATGGGAGTGAACCAAACTCTCCTTACATGTCCATGAGCTCTCCATATATGTCAGCGACAGCCCTGCTACAGAAAGCATCAGAGATGGGAGCAAAGACCAGTGAAGATCCTACATCTCCATTACTTCTGAAAGGTTTTCCGAATTACTTTACCACTAGGAGTCATATCGGTATATCTTCTAGAATCCTAGGGAACTCAGCAGTTAATAGTGATAGAAAGAAGACTTCTGAAGTCAACAACAGCTCTTACATGAACTCACCATGGGCTGGTAGCTGCATTGGACCTAATAATACAGTGCCTTGGATTGGACTTCCTCCGTTCTCCACAAGGGCAGAAAATAGAAGTTCTAACATGGGTGATGAGGATCACATGCAGCAAAATGCACATGAAAGCATTTTTGGAGTCAGAGGTGTGGGACTAACACAAGACTTTCTAGGTTTAGGAGGCAATGGTAATGTCCAGATGAGTGATGACACCTACAATGGGGATACGTCATTAAGCTACTCCGATGAGCAGCAGAAATCTCAGGAAGATATCTACTCTTATCATCAGTAG